A single region of the Roseivivax sp. THAF197b genome encodes:
- the fabD gene encoding ACP S-malonyltransferase, translating to MSRAFLFPGQGAQAIGMGRDLAEAYPAARAVFDEVDDALGEKLSALIWEGEADKLTLTENAQPALMATSMAAMRALEAEGIKVTDADYVAGHSLGEYSALAAAGALSVADCARALRIRGRAMQEAVPVGQGAMAAILGLDIDAVRAIAAEAAEGDVCAAANDNDPAQVVISGHKAAVERAAALAKEKGAKRALMLPVSAPFHCSLMAPAARVMEEALSEINISAPAVPVVANVRAEAVSDPDAIRALLIEQVTGVVRWRESVIWMAAQGVDAFWEVGAGKALSGMVRRIAKEAETRAVGTPADVTAAAAG from the coding sequence ATGAGCCGCGCTTTCCTCTTTCCGGGCCAGGGCGCCCAGGCCATCGGCATGGGCCGTGATCTGGCGGAGGCCTATCCGGCGGCCCGCGCCGTCTTCGACGAGGTGGATGACGCGCTGGGGGAAAAGCTCTCGGCGCTGATCTGGGAGGGCGAGGCCGACAAGCTGACCCTGACCGAGAACGCGCAGCCCGCGCTGATGGCCACCTCGATGGCGGCGATGCGCGCGCTCGAGGCCGAGGGGATCAAGGTCACGGATGCCGATTACGTGGCGGGCCATTCGCTCGGGGAATATTCGGCGCTGGCCGCCGCCGGGGCGCTCAGCGTGGCAGATTGCGCCCGCGCGCTGCGGATCCGCGGCCGCGCCATGCAGGAGGCCGTGCCCGTGGGCCAAGGCGCCATGGCGGCGATCCTCGGGCTCGATATCGACGCGGTTCGCGCGATCGCAGCTGAGGCCGCCGAGGGCGACGTCTGTGCTGCGGCCAATGACAACGATCCCGCGCAGGTGGTGATCTCCGGGCACAAGGCGGCGGTGGAACGCGCCGCGGCGCTCGCCAAGGAGAAGGGCGCCAAGCGCGCGCTGATGCTGCCGGTCTCGGCCCCGTTCCATTGCAGCCTGATGGCGCCTGCCGCGCGCGTGATGGAAGAGGCACTGTCCGAGATCAATATCAGCGCGCCCGCCGTGCCCGTGGTGGCCAATGTGCGCGCCGAGGCGGTCAGCGATCCCGATGCGATCCGCGCGCTGCTGATCGAACAGGTCACCGGTGTGGTGCGCTGGCGCGAAAGCGTGATCTGGATGGCCGCGCAGGGCGTCGATGCCTTCTGGGAAGTGGGCGCCGGGAAGGCGTTGTCGGGCATGGTCCGCCGCATCGCCAAGGAGGCCGAGACGCGGGCCGTGGGCACACCGGCCGATGTGACGGCTGCCGCCGCGGGATAA